The region TTCTCAATGCCAGTACCAAGTGCCTTACGAACGCCACGAGTACGAGCGATAGAGTCATTGTGACCAATGTCACCAATTGCAAGAACGTAACCAATGATGCCGTCCTTGTTGCGATCAAGCTCAGCTGCATGAGCCTTGATGTAATCAAGAACCATCTGGCCCTGGAGCTCTGCACCCTGAACTGCATCAAAGCCAACGTAATAGGTGTCCTTGTTGAAGTTAAGGGTGTTGGTATCAAGTTCACCAGTTGAGCTGTTGGAAGGCTGACGGTTAAAGAAGACAACAGGCTTATCCTTGTTCTCTACCTTTGTGTTTTTAGCGGTATCATCTTTTTTCTCGCTAGGTGCGCAAGCTGCAAGAACGCTAGATCCACCAACGCTAAGAACGCCCAGACCACAGAACTTTAGAAAACTGCGACGAGACACATCCATAGTAGTGACCTTTCTCATTTGTTATGCCTTTTGCATAACACTGACCTTAATGAGTACGTTAACAAATCTCATCACAGCTCTTTATGAGATGTCGCTCAACGGTTGTAGAAACACCGTAAGCGTTATGTTTTGTACCTTTTGCGGTATCAATTTTGAAGTTTTTGAGGATAAATAAAGAAAAAGCTGCCAAATGACCACATTGTGAAGGATAAATCTTCACTTTTAATCTGTGGATATACCTCTTGTTATAAGTCAGGATAAAGTGCTAGATAGTTCCTCAAACAAAAAGACCAGGCAATGCCTGGTCTTGAAAATTCTGGCTCCCCGAGCAGGATTTGAACCTGCGACACGCTGATTAACAGTCAGCTGCGCTACCGCTGCGCCATCGGGGAATATGTATGCTTCTCAGCGGTGTTTAAGTATAGAGAGACATTTCAAACCATGCAAGCATTATTTAGAAAAAATTCTAATTCCTCTTGCATAACATCCTGTGCACCTAAACTAAGAAACTACTCCTCCATATAGTCCTTAAGACGACCGGACCTAGAGGGATGACGAAGCTTTGCCAAAGTCTTTGACTCAATCTGACGAATACGCTCACGCGTAACACCAAACTCCTTACCCACCTCTTCAAGAGTGCGAGGGTGACCGTCCTCAAGACCAAAGCGGAACTTAATAACCTTACGCTCACGATCAGCAAGGCTGTCAAGAACCTGCTCGAGCTGCTCACGAAGCATTGAATCAGAAGCTGCATCTGGTGGAGCAACAGCTGTAGAGTCTTCAATAAAGTCTCCAAGCTGGGAATCTTCTTCTTCTCCAATAGGTGTTTCAAGAGAAACAGGCTCCTGGCTAATCTTCTGAATCTCGCGAACGCGATCAGGAGACATACCCATTTCTGAGCCAATCTCTTCTGGGGTGGGATCTCTACCAAAATCTTGCAGAAGCTGACGCTGAACGCGGATGAGTTTATTAATTGTCTCTACCATATGAACAGGAATACGAATGGTACGAGCCTGGTCTGCAATAGCGCGGGTAATTGCCTGACGAATCCACCAGGTAGCATAAGTTGAGAACTTGAAACCCTTGGTGTAATCGAACTTCTCTACAGCGCGAATAAGACCCAGATTGCCTTCCTGAATAAGATCAAGGAATAGCATGCCGCGCCCAACATAGCGCTTTGCAATTGAGACAACAAGACGTAGGTTTGCAGAAATAAGCT is a window of Lancefieldella parvula DSM 20469 DNA encoding:
- the rpoD gene encoding RNA polymerase sigma factor RpoD, whose translation is MAAKKANDEVKLSDELTKIVDDLVSSSKSNGSISEDDIQVAIRDIDVNDDELSDLYDSLRVKGIEITTASEATVSFAIEDDAAEDDFSSDDDLDNSSDFEDEDDEDFDVVNEAREVKEALRSVSKAKVSKPKRSSRARARRSDTTTVMLTGDPVRMYLKEIGKVDLLTASEEVHLAMKIEAGTAASQKLEDFEDGLIELNRAEQRRLMRIESVGLDAKQQLISANLRLVVSIAKRYVGRGMLFLDLIQEGNLGLIRAVEKFDYTKGFKFSTYATWWIRQAITRAIADQARTIRIPVHMVETINKLIRVQRQLLQDFGRDPTPEEIGSEMGMSPDRVREIQKISQEPVSLETPIGEEEDSQLGDFIEDSTAVAPPDAASDSMLREQLEQVLDSLADRERKVIKFRFGLEDGHPRTLEEVGKEFGVTRERIRQIESKTLAKLRHPSRSGRLKDYMEE